A window of Haloarcula sp. H-GB4 contains these coding sequences:
- a CDS encoding glycosyltransferase, translated as MVLPTYGGDEPNALREAIESIVSQTRVPDELVIVRDGPVPEANQTIIDNFESEYSFVWHVSLAENQGRALARKVGVERCQGDVVAMMDADDLCVPTRLERQATYLQDNPEVDVVGAQLLEFDPETGEKLGVRTLPRDHEEIRDLAKTRSPVSQSTAMFRRAAALDAGNYRDVERMEDYGLWVRMLVNGARFANIPEVLVKARTGGEMYERRSGWGYAREELRLQREFVAFGFISPLQALRNVTLRVPIRFVPNAIRAYVYETLFRTEPSVDSPVSVGHETDVSSDELKGG; from the coding sequence GTGGTCCTACCCACGTACGGCGGTGATGAGCCGAATGCACTGCGGGAAGCTATCGAGAGCATCGTCTCCCAGACACGGGTCCCCGACGAACTGGTCATCGTCCGTGATGGGCCAGTACCGGAAGCCAATCAAACAATCATCGATAACTTCGAGTCTGAGTATTCGTTCGTGTGGCACGTTTCGCTGGCAGAGAATCAAGGACGAGCACTCGCACGAAAAGTCGGGGTGGAACGCTGCCAGGGCGACGTCGTGGCGATGATGGACGCCGACGACCTCTGTGTCCCCACACGGCTAGAGCGGCAGGCAACCTACCTGCAGGACAATCCCGAGGTTGACGTAGTCGGAGCGCAGCTACTCGAATTCGACCCCGAGACTGGCGAGAAGCTTGGTGTGCGTACGCTCCCAAGGGATCATGAGGAAATCCGTGACCTAGCGAAGACCCGCTCGCCAGTGTCCCAGAGTACAGCGATGTTTAGACGGGCTGCGGCCCTCGACGCCGGGAACTATCGCGACGTCGAACGCATGGAAGACTACGGCCTCTGGGTTCGGATGCTTGTCAACGGCGCTCGGTTCGCCAACATTCCCGAGGTATTGGTCAAGGCACGAACGGGCGGGGAAATGTACGAGCGCCGTTCCGGCTGGGGATATGCGCGTGAAGAACTGCGCCTCCAGCGGGAGTTCGTGGCGTTCGGCTTCATTTCGCCGTTGCAAGCGCTTCGTAACGTCACACTCCGAGTGCCGATTCGCTTCGTACCGAATGCCATTCGTGCTTACGTCTACGAGACGCTGTTCCGCACGGAACCGTCCGTCGACAGCCCGGTGAGTGTCGGCCACGAAACGGATGTCTCGTCGGACGAGCTGAAGGGCGGGTGA
- a CDS encoding formyltransferase family protein, whose protein sequence is MTTPQTVLLRHRGSRFDREVIGRWLAATTDLVGEIVIESDWTRQVNTLKHELSRSGIIGLIDAIAYRLYYDAVLNNKEMPKIDALISDTQAEYPDFSVPEYSVADANNKETADILRNLTPDLMLARCKVLLSKSVYAIPNYGTFVIHPGICPEYRNQHGCFWALANGDDDKVGFSLIRINDGIDTGEIFAQDGTTFNPVDDEHIYIQLKVVADNLPSLTPVITAVANGEAEAISTDDRQGALWGMPKLSAWLTWKRRVQRFGIGTYNSTHDS, encoded by the coding sequence ATGACTACTCCACAGACGGTGCTTCTTCGCCACCGGGGGTCGCGGTTCGACCGGGAAGTAATCGGCCGCTGGCTTGCCGCGACGACTGATCTTGTCGGCGAGATTGTCATTGAGTCGGACTGGACACGACAGGTGAACACCCTGAAACACGAGTTGAGTCGGTCCGGCATTATTGGCCTCATCGATGCCATCGCGTATCGGCTGTACTATGATGCTGTTCTCAATAACAAGGAAATGCCAAAGATTGACGCACTTATCTCGGACACCCAAGCGGAATATCCAGACTTTTCCGTGCCGGAGTACAGCGTCGCAGACGCGAATAACAAAGAAACGGCGGATATCCTCCGAAATCTGACTCCAGATCTGATGCTCGCCCGGTGCAAGGTGTTACTCTCTAAATCGGTGTACGCGATTCCCAACTACGGAACGTTTGTCATCCATCCAGGAATCTGCCCAGAGTACCGCAACCAGCACGGCTGCTTCTGGGCGCTTGCCAACGGCGACGACGACAAGGTGGGATTCTCCCTCATCCGCATTAACGATGGTATTGATACCGGGGAGATCTTCGCCCAAGATGGGACCACGTTCAACCCTGTGGATGACGAGCACATCTACATCCAGCTGAAGGTAGTTGCGGACAACCTTCCTTCACTCACGCCAGTGATTACCGCGGTTGCTAATGGAGAGGCAGAGGCGATTTCAACGGACGACCGACAGGGAGCACTCTGGGGGATGCCGAAACTGAGCGCGTGGCTGACTTGGAAGCGGCGTGTCCAACGGTTCGGAATCGGTACGTACAATTCAACACATGATTCGTGA
- a CDS encoding polysaccharide deacetylase family protein: protein MIRDLLSSPTSGLALLYHDIVPRKETDTSGFVTDGSWRYKLAPEMFDRHLSVIADSAFEPALITDKPPNRPVYLTFDDGGQTAMEAARRLEAYGYRGHFFIVLDRVGEDGFLDWNQIHTLDQRGHCIGSHTMTHANLLKTNTQRRQQELTESKAAIAAELGQCQSLSIPLGAYNEEVFKAVYEAGYEYIFTSEPVRIPQDHLNQRLGRWNIWYDTDPDELAAILRASPPIVLQTVVRWYGVKFVKQLLGYNRFIRIRDVISFQ from the coding sequence ATGATTCGTGATCTCCTCAGCTCGCCCACCAGCGGCCTGGCGCTGTTGTATCACGATATCGTCCCACGAAAGGAGACAGACACCTCCGGCTTCGTCACGGATGGCTCGTGGCGATATAAGCTCGCCCCTGAGATGTTCGACCGCCATCTCTCAGTTATTGCTGACTCAGCGTTCGAACCGGCATTAATCACTGACAAGCCTCCAAACCGTCCTGTGTACCTCACGTTTGATGATGGAGGCCAGACGGCAATGGAAGCGGCCCGTCGATTGGAGGCTTACGGGTACCGAGGCCATTTTTTTATCGTGCTTGATCGGGTCGGAGAGGACGGCTTCCTTGACTGGAACCAGATCCATACCCTAGACCAGCGAGGTCACTGTATCGGTAGTCACACAATGACTCACGCCAATCTGCTCAAGACAAATACACAAAGACGTCAGCAAGAACTAACAGAATCAAAGGCTGCTATCGCGGCAGAGCTCGGACAATGTCAGTCGCTCTCCATTCCACTGGGGGCATATAATGAAGAGGTTTTCAAGGCCGTCTATGAAGCGGGCTACGAGTATATATTCACCTCGGAACCTGTTCGGATTCCACAGGACCACCTGAACCAACGATTGGGGCGCTGGAACATCTGGTACGATACGGACCCTGATGAACTTGCGGCAATCCTCAGGGCGTCGCCACCTATCGTTCTTCAAACTGTGGTCCGCTGGTACGGCGTCAAGTTTGTCAAACAGCTGCTCGGTTATAACCGGTTCATTCGAATCCGAGATGTAATCAGTTTCCAATAA
- a CDS encoding glycosyltransferase family 87 protein: protein MYHPFALILVAGVALMPSTPALILWSVGSAAAWVTTIGLSLRIVEPDMDSSRLALSCILGLSFGPFLETIHIEQISTFFILRW, encoded by the coding sequence ATCTACCATCCGTTCGCGTTGATACTGGTTGCGGGAGTCGCCCTGATGCCCTCAACGCCAGCTCTTATTCTCTGGAGCGTTGGCAGTGCCGCGGCGTGGGTCACGACGATTGGACTCTCACTGCGTATCGTCGAACCGGATATGGATTCTAGCCGACTTGCGTTGAGTTGCATCCTGGGCCTCAGCTTTGGCCCGTTCCTCGAGACGATACACATCGAACAGATCAGCACATTTTTTATTTTGCGCTGGTAG